A stretch of Mustela nigripes isolate SB6536 chromosome 6, MUSNIG.SB6536, whole genome shotgun sequence DNA encodes these proteins:
- the PHF5A gene encoding PHD finger-like domain-containing protein 5A, producing MAKHHPDLIFCRKQAGVAIGRLCEKCDGKCVICDSYVRPCTLVRICDECNYGSYQGRCVICGGPGVSDAYYCKECTIQEKDRDGCPKIVNLGSSKTDLFYERKKYGFKKR from the exons ATGGCTAAACATCATCCGGATTTGATTTTCTGCCGCAAGCAGGCTGGTGTTG CCATCGGAAGACTGTGTGAAAAAT gtGATGGCAAGTGTGTGATCTGTGACTCCTACGTGCGTCCCTGCACTCTGGTGCGCATATGTGATGAGTGTAATTATGGCTCTTACCAGGGGCGCTGTGTGATCTGTGGAGGCCCTGGAGTCTCGGATGCCTATTATTGTAAGGAGTGCACCATCCAGGAGAAGGAT agagatGGTTGCCCAAAGATTGTCAACTTGGGGAGCTCTAAGACCGATCTCTTCTATGAACGCAAAAAGTATGGCTTCAAGAAGAGGTGA